One region of Wyeomyia smithii strain HCP4-BCI-WySm-NY-G18 chromosome 3, ASM2978416v1, whole genome shotgun sequence genomic DNA includes:
- the LOC129732919 gene encoding uncharacterized protein LOC129732919 produces MSQNLCKSSPRNSSQSGSFKKTPSYSKIPRASSRSRVSLSVSPLGSAKCAEGKPVTLGIDGRIVKPEDQEITSNSNNDTRLKQSVDVSRNSPETRASTLDIGNYVEKPVTPEDEEVSSNSNSEVELPFAQNNTRYEQYKNELKKQLLQDLLKQDDEMTITTFKFPLKTDPKTVESSTRFLIGDSNINRRAGFEPDAKGYEGDGQDVKTLIGTVPKRNWCFIVSSVLTLIMLGALLSITVLINYRQLIQLYHGEIIFEKASSTQKWYVWIATIFKNFISFLLTDF; encoded by the exons ATGAGCCAAAATTTGTGCAAGTCTAGCCCCCGGAACTCGAGTCAATCCGGGAGTTTTAAAAAAACTCCATCGTATTCGAAGATTCCGCGAGCAAGTTCGAGAAGTCGAGTATCCTTAAGCGTAAGCCCGCTTGGGTCTGCGAAATGTGCGGAAGGCAAACCCGTTACTTTGGGCATTGACGGGCGTATTGTGAAACCAGAGGATCAAGAAATTACGAGTAACTCAAACAATGATACACGGTTAAAACAGTCCGTAGATGTATCAAGAAATAGTCCAGAAACTAGAGCCAGTACTTTGGATATTGGTAATTACGTCGAGAAACCAGTGACACCGGAGGACGAAGAAGTTAGCAGTAATTCGAACTCAGAAGTTGAATTGccttttgcacaaaataataCGCGGTATGAGCAGTACAAAAATGAACTAAAGAA ACAATTGCTCCAGGATTTGCTTAAGCAAGATGATGAAATGACTATAACCACGTTCAAGTTCCCGTTGAAGACTGACCCTAAAACAGTGGAAAGCTCAACCAGGTTCCTCATAGGGGACAGTAACATCAACAGGAGAGCTGGTTTCGAGCCAGATGCCAAAGGGTATGAGGGTGATGGACAAGACGTTAAAACTCTGATTGGAACTGTACCAAAAAGAAATTGGTGCTTCATCGTAAGCAGTGTGCTAACTCTGATAATGCTTGGAGCCCTTCTGAGTATTACAGTTCTTATCAATTACCGCCAATTAATACAACTTTATCACGGTGAAATTATATTCGAAAAAGCTAGTAGTACTCAGAAGTGGTATGTTTGGATAgcaacaatttttaaaaatttcataagTTTTCTGTTGACTGATTTTTGA